Proteins found in one Arachis stenosperma cultivar V10309 chromosome 8, arast.V10309.gnm1.PFL2, whole genome shotgun sequence genomic segment:
- the LOC130946729 gene encoding annexin D3-like, whose product MGSLKVPEVVPSPTEDSQRLRKAFQGLGTNEKAIILVLGHRNWRQIKEIRETYEKLYNESLIDRLHSELSGDFRNAVIMWSEDPAERDAKVARKAMKARWKGIKELQVLVEISCASTPNHLMAVRQAYCSLFDCSLEEDIHASVSPPLQKILVGLVRSYRYDKVIANLEVGKAEASKLHEAIKKKKLDDDHIVWILSTRNVFQLRQTFACYKNLYGNTLDQDIKNCGKGDLESLLNVVVCCIDCPEKHFAKVVRDSILGLGTDEDSLNRAIVTRAEIDLLKIRFEYAEIYKSSLDDDVIGDTSGDYRVFLMTLLGKGPNGV is encoded by the exons atgggtTCGTTGAAAGTGCCAGAGGTTGTTCCTTCTCCAACTGAGGACAGTCAACGACTCAGAAAAGCTTTCCAAG GATTGGGAACAAATGAGAAAGCGATAATCCTGGTTTTGGGGCACAGGAACTGGAGGCAAATAAAAGAAATCAGAGAAACTTATGAAAAACTTTACAATGAATCACTCATTGATCGTCTTCATTCTGAACTGTCGGGTGATTTTAGA AATGCTGTGATTATGTGGAGTGAAGACCCTGCTGAAAGGGACGCAAAAGTGGCGAGAAAAGCGATGAAAGCGAGGTGGAAGGGGATTAAAGAATTACAAGTTTTGGTGGAAATAAGCTGCGCATCAACGCCTAACCATCTGATGGCAGTCAGGCAGGCTTACTGCTCTCTCTTTGATTGCTCGCTTGAGGAAGACATCCATGCCTCTGTTTCTCCACCGCTCCAAAAg ATTTTAGTGGGGCTAGTGAGGTCTTATAGGTATGATAAAGTAATTGCAAATTTGGAAGTTGGCAAGGCAGAGGCATCAAAACTGCATGAagcaataaagaaaaagaaattggaTGATGATCACATCGTTTGGATACTTAGCACCAGGAATGTCTTCCAGCTCAGACAAACTTTTGCATGTTACAAGAACCTCTATGGGAATACATTGGATCAG gACATAAAGAATTGTGGTAAGGGTGATTTGGAATCTCTCTTAAATGTCGTAGTTTGTTGCATAGACTGCCCTGAGAAACATTTTGCCAAG GTTGTGAGAGATTCTATTCTTGGACTTGGAACCGATGAAGATTCTCTCAATAGAGCTATTGTAACTAGAGCTGAAATTGACTTATTGAAAATCCGATTCGAATATGCAGAAATTTACAAATCTAGCCTTGATGATGACGTTATTGGTGATACCTCCGGTGACTACAGAGTCTTCTTGATGACTTTGCTAGGGAAAGGTCCCAATGGAGTTTAA
- the LOC130946369 gene encoding proline-rich protein 2-like yields the protein MMMMHKTFMRFLIPLLVLATFCLANSAIATSQVSENEAKLGEQELAKTNPEVHNEEEKFLFHHHKSLFKKHIPIVKPIPVYKPIPKPIPIVKPIYKPVPIYKPIPKPVIVKKPVPIPVFKPVPKPIPIVKPIPVFKPIPKPIPIVKPIYKPVPIYKPIPKPIFVKPYPKKPYFPPQNSP from the exons ATGATGATGATGCATAAAACGTTCATGCGCTTCTTGATTCCTTTGTTGGTTCTTGCCACTTTCTGTTTGGCTAATTCTGCTATAGCAACATCTCAAGTTTCAG AGAATGAAGCAAAGCTTGGAGAGCAAGAATTGGCAAAGACAAACCCAGAAGTTcataatgaagaagaaaaattccttttccatcatcataAGTCACTCTTCAAGAAACATATTCCAATTGTGAAACCTATTCCAGTGTATAAGCCTATTCCAAAACCAATTCCAATCGTAAAGCCTATTTATAAGCCAGTTCCTATTTATAAACCAATTCCAAAACCCGTAATAGTGAAAAAGCCGGTCCCTATTCCAGTATTCAAGCCGGTTCCAAAGCCAATTCCAATTGTTAAGCCTATTCCGGTTTTTAAACCTATTCCAAAACCAATTCCAATTGTTAAACCTATTTATAAGCCGGTTCCCATATATAAGCCAATTCCAAAACCAATATTTGTTAAACCATACCCTAAAAAACCTTATTTTCCTCCACAGAATAGTCCTTAA
- the LOC130946447 gene encoding repetitive proline-rich cell wall protein-like, with amino-acid sequence MRKVSTLDCAFLRFLLPLFILVSFFANSAVLATQLSGNEAKSESKLGNQDLATKTPEESHDSDAKFKGFFHPKPIFEKPFFKKSIPIVKPIPIVKPIPKPIPVVKPIPIVKPIPKPIPIVKPIPEPVPIVKPVIKPVIIKKPVPIPVVKPIPVVKPIPVFKPIPKPIPIVKPIPVLKPIPVVKPIPIVKPIPVLKPIPVVKPIPIFKPIPKPIPIVKPIPEPIIVKKPVPIPHVKPFPKPFPISKKPFFPPQNPEVEQETFLKPKPLFKEPIPKLPFHPEFKKPILPPKPIPSP; translated from the exons ATGAGAAAGGTTTCCACACTTGACTGCGCATTCTTGCGCTTCTTGCTCCCTCTCTTCATTCTTGTTAGCTTTTTTGCTAACTCCGCTGTGCTGGCAACTCAACTTTCAG GAAATGAAGCCAAGAGCGAGAGTAAACTTGGAAACCAAGACTTGGCAACAAAAACCCCTGAAGAATCTCATGATAGCGACGCAAAATTCAAAGGGTTTTTTCATCCAAAACCGATTTTTGAAAagccatttttcaaaaaatcaattCCTATTGTCAAGCCGATTCCCATTGTTAAGCCTATCCCAAAGCCGATTCCAGTTGTTAAGCCAATTCCAATTGTTAAGCCCATACCAAAACCGATTCCTATTGTGAAACCTATTCCTGAACCGGTTCCAATTGTTAAACCTGTAATAAAGCCAGTTATAATTAAAAAACCGGTTCCTATTCCAGTTGTTAAACCAATTCCTGTTGTGAAGCCAATCCCGGTGTTTAAGCCTATTCCAAAGCCAATTCCAATTGTGAAGCCTATTCCAGTGTTGAAGCCTATTCCAGTTGTTAAGCCTATTCCAATTGTGAAGCCTATTCCAGTGTTAAAGCCAATTCCAGTTGTTAAGCCTATTCCAATTTTCAAACCTATTCCGAAACCAATTCCTATTGTTAAGCCCATTCCAGAACCGATTATAGTGAAAAAGCCCGTTCCAATTCCACATGTTAAGCCATTTCCTAAACCATTTCCAATCTCCAAGAAACCTTTCTTCCCTCCACAGAATCCAGAGGTTGAGCAAGAGACATTTCTAAAGCCAAAGCCTCTCTTTAAAGAGCCTATTCCTAAATTACCATTTCACCCTGAATTCAAGAAACCAATTCTACCTCCTAAGCCAATTCCAAGTCCTTAA